The window CATTTTGAGGTTAAAAGAAACAGTAAGCAAAGGGCTGGGCCGTGCAGTGAGGGAAGCCATTACTATCACGTGGAAGAGACGCTGGGTGCAGGGGcaacccctgtaatcccagcacccaggaggctgagacaggaggaggcaagttcaaggtccacctgggcaacttggccagaccctgtcttaaaataaagatttgaaaagGGCTGGAACGaagctcagtggtgcagcacttgcctagcacgtgtaaggccctgggttcaatccctggcaccaccaccacaacaaagagcttaattttagaaataacatGGAACAGAGAGAAATGGCATCCAGAAAGGCCGTACCCTCTCTCTGCTGCGCTGCCAGGGAGAGGCCAAGGCAGGTAGAAGCCCGTGGTGGGGTGAGAGGGCGCAGGGTCTGCAGCAGAGCCCACCTCAGAGCCTGGATGGGCCCAGGACCTACTCGGGGGAACTCACCTCTTGGCAAATCCCAGGAACTCCTGCAGCTCTCCCAGGGAGTAGATGTCCCCCAGAGGATTCTGGGGGTTGATGAGGATGAGGCCCTTGACCTTGACACCCTGAAACCATCCACAGGCAGAGACCTCAGCTCCTCCCCAAGGCCACGAAGACCCACTAGATGGGGCTGATCCCTGGTGGCTCCCAGGGAAGTGAGTGTCCTGGGGACATGGTCAGGACCCACATGAAGCATAGTGGGACACAGAATGACATCTGCAGCATCGGGCTGACTGTGAAAAGAAAACCAACACAGAGCACAGAGGGGAACGTGCCCACGAGCCAGGAGAGCACCTGTGTTGCAAAACTCAAGGGCACGGGTTTCAACTTTCAACTTTCCTACAGTGAACACGTGACCGCTCTAAGGTCCAAGGTAAAATCACCCAAGTAGGCAGATGTTTGAAAAGCAGATTAAAAGGAGCCCCCAGAGAAGGGGCCCTCTGCATTTCAATCCCCTCGAAGTGAACAGGACCACCCCCTCCACCTCTCAGGAGACTCACTAACCCACAGTCCCCCAGCTCCATACTTGACCCCTAGAAGCCGAGTCAGAGGCAGTGGGGAGAGGGGGGCACGTTCCACGAAGCTCCCGGGTCAACTCTACACAGAGGCATGAGGGTCTTGTTCCAATGGGCAGAACCTCCAGGTTCTGTGCTACCACACTACCATGTGTCCCCATCATGGCCACCAACCCTCTCTCAGGAGATGAGCCACGGGAAGAGGGGTCCAGGCTGTGTCCAGACCCACCCACTCCCAGCCCTGGTTGGACTCCATCTGCAGACCTCAGATCTAGCTCCCTGCAGGGCCGTCTCCAGCTTCTCCACCGTGAGCTGGAAGGGGCGTGTGTCCTGCCCAGTGACCTGGAAGAAGATCCACCAACATCTCCAGCCAAATTCAGGGACCCCCAACCCTGAGTTCTCAGGTCCCTCACCCCCCATCGCCTCAGATCAGTCCCTGGAAAACAGGTGGGGccacttcctcttcctgtcctCCACTCCACAAGTCCCAGCAGGGATACCTCTTATGACTCTTATGACCTTCCATGTGAAGGTCTCTGTCCCTTGTCCACCACCCTTATTTTGGTGGCTGGATCTTATCTTCTATGTGGACCCCAGGAATCTTAGAGCCTAGAGCAGGGGACCCTCCAGGACCCAGGCACAGGCAGCCATGTGGCAATGGAGGGCTCCAAGCCCTTTCCACAGCAGCTCCAGAGCCCTCGGCATGGACTTCCTCCCGTGCCCACCCAGAATTCAGACCCAGGGAACCCCTGGCCAGGGGAAGGCCCAGGCCCACCTGAGACACAGGAGCTCTCACCTCACTGTCCAGATAGACATAGGCCAGTCGGACGTTGCCATAGAGATACACATGCCTCGTGATGCCTTCATAGTAAGGGGTGGGGATCAGGAAAGCCTCTGGGGACAGGAACAGGCAGGACCTGTCATCCTCTGGCTGGAACACTCCTGACCCCCTGGGCATCCTGGAGAATCATCTGGAACACGATCCAGCTCAATTCCCAAAACTCTAAAGCTCAGGCCACTGACATTGGTCCCCTTCCTAATACAGGTGCTCCTGTGCTTATGGGGGTTCTGTTCGGATAAGTCCACGTAAGTCCAAAACATCGTTAAGTCAAAAGTACATTTAATCCACCTGACCTGCCAAACCTCCCAGCTTAGCCATGGGGGGTGGTGTCGATGATCTCGTGGCTGCCTGGGAGCTGGGCTCACTCCACTGCCCAGCGTAGCAGAAAATATAGTAGCACTTACCGACAGCAAGGACAAGGAATACAGTTCAAAATCTGAAGTACAGTTCCCACTGACTGTACACGCCTTCACACCATGGTCAAGGTGAAAACCCGAAAGTCAAGATCTTTTGCAATTAATGACTAACATTGCTGAGCACTTACTATGCTGGGGACTGTGCTGAACTTTGGTTGGGAAGGTCCCTTTCTTTGATTATTCTAGAAAGGGTTGGCAATTGCCTATTATATTCTGACCAGGGATCTTCCTGGTGACTCTTTTTGTGTGACAGTTCCTTAACCTCTGGGCCTCAGACTCCTCTCCTATAGGATAGGTTTGCCATAGAACCAACCTCCCTGGGACACTGTGAGGTTAAATGAGATATTATGGATGTGTGGAGCCTTATGCCAAGGCCTGGAATGTAGAACGTGGTCGATAGACCCACGGCCATTACCAGTATTGGTTAAGCCATGGTGAACAGGCCTCTGTCCCCGGCAACAGACACCCCTGACCAAGGCCAGGTCTTAAGAGCACGGCTTGTGCAGCAGGCCTGGCTGGCTGCCTACTCAACGGTCATCCCAGTGTCCCTCCTTGCTAAGACACGAGGGGATGGCAGGCCTTCCCCAGCCGTCGGGGACAAACTAAGTTTGGctctctcctcccctttgccccaggACTGCTCTGGGAATGGGTTCAGTCATTGTAGGTCAGTACAAAGGGGCTCTGTGGAGACCCTTCTGGGAAGTtctccccccactcccctcccccgaTGTAAAAGAGATGGCACCAGGTaacctcctcctgttcctcctgctCTGGGCCATGGTGTCACAGGAGGAGGCAGAAAGCCCAGAGCCAGCTCCTCTACCCTCCCCTGGTATGGCCATGCCCTGGGAGTCTCCTCAAGCCATTGATGTAAGACCTCTGTGGCCTCCTGTATTCTATTCTAAGCACATTGGGCAGCCCGTGAGGTCAGACAACTGGGGGTCCTGCAGTGTAGACCCCAGTTCAGAGCAGACCCTGAGTTCACTTACCCCCCACCTCGCACAGCACCGTGGCCAGAGCAGAGAAGACAGAGGCACAGCCATTCAGAACAACCACCTGGGGGTGACATAGAGGGACAGGATGACGGAGTTCCAAGAGGGAGTGAAAACCCATAACCTCTGTCCCAGTTCATCACAGAAGAGAGTCAGGTTCCCCCTCAGCATCCTGAGGCTCTGTCTAGACAAACACCCTCCTCCCCTACAGCCAAAGTCATTTGAGGGGACCCTGCTCTCATCACCTGAGGAAGAACCCAGGAGCCGGTCACTCAGAGGGTCTTGCCTGAAGGTGAGGAGGCCAAGAGGGCTCACAGCACAATGTGGGGCAGAGATTCTACCCCAACTCTAAATATCTAGGGccagctgagtgcagtggtgcacgtctgcaatcccagcacatggggggctgagacaggaagatcataagttgaggccagcctcagcaattcagtgagaccctcagcaactttgcaagatcctgtctcaaaataaagataataaataatgaaGGCTAGAGATGTTGCTCTCTGATAAAACACCcgtgggttcaatacccaataccaaaaaataaaaattaaaaaatgcatctaGGGGCAGGTGTCAAGAAGGGAGCAGGCATTGctcattctcttttttgttttaaacattttttgctGTTGATGaaccttatttcatttatttacttatatgtggtgctgataatcaaacccagtacctcacacgtgctactcaagtgttctaccactgagccccaatcccagcccaCTCATTCTGCTGTGAAACAAATCAAGATTGACAGGCTGATCCCAACCCACCTTGCCCTTGGCCAGCCAAAAGTGGGAGCAGAGCAAAAGGGCAGGAAAGAGCAGAGGAGGGGGCTACTCACATTCTCTGCTTTGAGGGGTGCTGGGCTCTTGCAGTAGTAAGACAGGAACTTAGCCACTTCCTCCCGGAGGCTAGAGATCAGACAGACAGATAGGCCGTGCTTTCCAGAAGGTCCTCAAACCACTGGCCACCCCAAAGCTCCTCTGGGGAATTCTCAGGCCCCTGCCATTATTCTCCCCTCATGTCCCACATGGGCATTATGCTCAGCCCGTGTCTCCACTTCCAGGTCCCTCTAACCCCTTCCACATCCACTGAGTCTTATTTCCCTGTAGTTCTACATTTATCCTATACAGATGTTATTTTGAGAATGCTACACTGTGATTACTATTGctattaatatttccattttacagataaagaaacggGTTTAGccactgtaatcccaggaactcaggaggctgaggcaggtggatctcaaattctaggccagcttcagcaatttagtgagatcctcagcaattcggtgagaccctgtctaaaataaaacataaaaaggactggggatgcagctcaatggtaaaggttccctgggttcaatcaccagcattTGCTAGAGCCTGTCTCCAGGGCTCAGCATGCTAACCACTGTGTTTAAGAACATGTGCTTTGGAATCAGTCTTGGGATCAAGTCCTCAGCCACTGAACCCCTCTCCTCTGGTCCCTGGTGTCTGCTCAGGCAGTAGAGCCAAGCATCAGTGAGAAGAAGAACAGACTCCTCACCCAAAGGCCCTGCCTGTACATCAGACCCAGGTTCATGGAAACCAAACTGGAAGCTCCTGAGTAGCAAGGGGACAGGCAGGGAACCCCAGGATCTCCAGGCCTCCAGGACTTGGCCCTTGGCCTTCAGCAGGCTCTCTCTACCTGCCACCCCTGATATTTGGAGCTGGACAATTCTTTGTTGGGGAAGCAGTCCTGTGCACAGTAGGTCTAAcagcatctctggcctctacCCATTGAAGGCCAGGAGCATCTCCACCTCCAAGTTATGACCCTCCAACCTGTGTCCAGGCCTTGCCCAACATCCCTGGGGGAGCAAAACCGCCCATGTGGAGATCCACTGTCCCACAGCAGTACTTACAACAGGTGCCCCCTCCAGTCAGGGTACTGCAGCAGGGGCGGCTCCACGCGCAGCATGTCACTCTGAGTCAGCTGGGAACAAAGAGGAGAGGGACTGGCTGAAGGACCCACTGCCTCCTGCTTCCACACAGCAGCAAGTCCCAGAGAAACCCCAGAGGGACAGCATGTCCCATGCCCATTTTGTAGATGGAGACTGAGGATCAAAAAAGTGAGGTGACTCTGCCAAGGTCCCACAGCCattcagtggcagagctgagacccAAACCCAGAAATCTGGACTCTGGTCGAGTGCTCTTCATACAAcactgccaccaaaaaaaaaaaaaaaaaaaaaaaaggtgtggctTGCACAGACAGTGCCaggagagggagcagggtgctGTCACCTCAGTCTTGGCTCCAACTTCTAGAAGGACTGGGGCCACTGCTCTCTGGCAGGTTTGGCTTAGTATCACGCTGTGGAAAAGGTGGCATTTTCTGGACCATCACCTCTGTGACCAGGTGCTGGGTTAGTCCTCTAGGGCATCACAGGCCAAATGTCAAAGAAGGACTAATAACCCAGGGTCCTTGGGTGgtgggagcagaggaagggactCAGCCACGTGTCCAGCCATTTCCCTCCTCCTGGCATCCCTCAGAGCTGGTCCCACATGTCCCCATGGCCCACTGTGGCTTCTGAACTCTTGGTACGTGTGAGTCTAAATGAGACACTGGATTTTGAGAACTTACTATGAGGAAGTGTGTAGACTATGTTGACAGCTGTTATATTGACTACATGGTGAAATGGTCATGACTTAGTTACACgatgtaaatgaaataaattattaaattcattttaccaAGCTTTCTTTTAACTTgttaatagaaaatttcaaattacatATGTGACtcagcttcaattttttttcagtgctgagctGTCTCAGGAAGAGCTGGCTTTAGGGAAAACTGGTTTGAAGACCCTCCCTACAACCCACACCCTGGGGCTTGGATTTTCCTCCTTTGGAAAGCTGTCCTCTGGGGAAGCATTGCTGCCTCTACAAACCCAGCTCCAACTGGAGACCCCCTGCTCAAGGAACTGGATTATGACATCCAGGAACTTTCCAGATTTCCAGGAATGCTGTAAGCTATGTTGGaatcagtcattttttaaaattaatttaatttaagctTAAAACCTAGTCAAGGATTCTATAAGTAAGGTAATGAGCATGTGAACACTGTCACTTCCTGCTTTCCTGCACTGTGCTGCCACCCCTCTTTCAAAGTGACTTCTATGGTCCATCTGTTGGAACATGTATGAGCTTGGGCCACCATGTCTCTATTCCAACCCTCCTGTGCTGGGATGGCACACAGGAGCTTGAAATTGATCATGGAAATTGGCAAAGTCACAAATTAGGGCTTTGGTTTCCCCCGaaaggcatggtggcacatgcctgtaatcgggaggctgaggcgtGAGGATCTCgagattcaaggccagcctcagcaactcatcaaggccctaagcaactcagcgagaccttgtctctaaataaaatataaaaagggctggggatgtggctcagtggtgaagcaccccaggttccatccctggtacaaaaaaagaaaaaaaaaagtagggcaCTGAGTCCCCTGGAGTGAGGGACCCAACACAGCAGGAGGGACCAAAGGGGCAGAGCCTGAACTGATGAAGAATCAGGATCTCAGGGAAGAGATGGGCCTAGATCACCCAGAAAGTGGTCCCCAAGGCAACCCGGGTCCCCTGACCCCCTGGCCAGGCCAAGAGCCCACAGCAGGTCCTTTAGGGAAGTATTCTAAAGAAGGTTCCCCTGGACTCACCCGCCTGGACAGCAGGTCACAGCACAGTTTGTTCTCACTGGTGCCCAAGTTAACGACTCCCTGGAGACAGAGGAACAGGGCCACGTGAGCATGGCAGAGGAGAGCCCGCGAAAGGAGCCCACAGGGACAGCAATCGGGGAGCTCTGCCACCCTGCCCTCCCGCCACCCCTCCTGGTCTCACTCCAGCCCTGCCCCCCTTGGCCTCAGGCTCTCTCTTCCCATTTCTAAAGTTCTGCTCAAGTGCCATCTCCTCCAGGAGCCTGCCCCCAATCCCACCTAGAAGGACTTTTTCTTCTCTGGGGTTCCATGGCTCTTGATCTGTCACCCTCTAGAGCACTGCTGGCTTTTTGCTCCAGGCCATGGGGACAGAAGTCCATGCTCTACTCCCCTGCTGCAGGCAAACTCCTAAAGGCAGATGCACACCCAGGACGTTACAGTATCTCTCAGCCGCTTAGCAGGAATCCATACATGTTTACAGGATGAAAGAATGTACACACAGAACTATGTTCTCCAGGATCAGAAACCAGGTGGAGGTCAATAAGAATGAGCCCTGGGCacatgcagtggcacacacttgtcatcccagcaCCTCGGGAATTGGAGGCAGGTGGATCGCATGTTCAtaacctgcctcagcaacttagagaggccctaagcaactcagtgagaccctgtctctgaataaaataccaaaggggccagggatgtggctcagtggttaagcacctctcaGCTCAAGCCCAGTAATTCCCCACTGAGCTATTTTATGCAGATGCACCACCAGGTTTACACAGTGACATCCTCTGAGGACAGAGGCTCTGTGTCCGCattaacctggaccttatctcagcACTTGGATTAAAAGGAACACTGGCTAAAGTGTAGTCATTGGTGGTGGGTAATATGTAACTTTGGGGGTAATTAAAGATGACAGCAGAGAGGGTAGGCACCCCTTTGTCTGCCACCCTTCTGTCTGTCCGCACcttccctgtgtgtctgtgtctgtccttTGTGGCCTCCCCCCAGGTGTTCCCCACAGGTGTTCCTTTACACAACACCTGATCCCCCCCCAGAAGGCCTTTATTCTCATaggagagaaatgatgggaggccTAGCCCAAGCTCTCCCTTAGAGTCCCCAGAGACACAGGGCCGCCCTCCGCCCTGCCGTGCACCTCCCCCCGCCCCAGCTGACTACTGATATCTGCATTAAGGGAAGTGAAAGGGagtaaaggaagaaggaaagatgcAACATAGACCTGGAATGAGCAGAGATGAAGACACCTAAGAGGCTGTGATCTCTCCCTGGGGGACAAACAGCCAATGCACCTGCAAACCCTGACAGCTCTGCCTTCCAAATACATGCACAGTCCACCCTCTGCCAAGCTCCACTGCGGAGATCCTGGCCCAACCCCATCACCCCACCAGCTTCTCCACTTCCTGTCCTACTCCCCACTCCCTCACCTGTTGTCCAGCCTCATGCACAGTCCAAGGCAtctcttaaaaacagaaatcaggCCATATCACATCTCCCTGCAACACCTCCTCGCCCATTGATCCAAAATGAGAAGGCTCACTGAGGCCCATGACTCCCATGGGACCTATGACCACACCCACCTAATGACTGTCAAATCTCACAGTCCTCCAGTCTGGATTCTTAGTAGACCAATGGTCCCTTTTCTGTCCCTTGAACCATCCAGCATGGTTCCCCCCTGGGCTCTTCCCCAGGTACAACATGGCTCACTCCCATTGGTGAGCAGCCTCTACAGTGGCTCCCAGGGATCCCTACCTCCTGCTATTCACACCCTGGAATGTAGGCTGGACCTAGCCACTCATTTCTgatgaacaaaagaaaacatgcagATGGGATGGGATGCCACTTCTGAGACTGGGTAATACAGAGTCTGTGGCTTCATCTTGGGAACACCTGGCCTCATTCTCCAGGGTCATTTGCCCTGGAAAAGCAGCTGCCAGGTAGGAAGTGGGCTGGTGGGAAAGCCCCTGTGGAGGGAAATGAGGCCCTCCACTCACCAGGTGAGTGAGCTTGCAAATGGCgcctccccaccctctccctgtccctccccccCGGGAGATGTCACCACAGCCCCAGATTCAGGGCAACTCCACAGAAGATCCTGACTGTGAGGCACCCACCAGGATTCCAGAAACTGAAACTCTTCCTACCTGAATTTCTGAGATTTGAAGGAATTTGTTATAGCAATTGATAGCTAATACCAcctctcaccttttttttttctggtttctgtcCAAATGTCACCTCATTAAAATAGCTTTCTGTGACCACTTTTATTGAATAGCAACATTAGCACCATTCTCTATCCACTTCACCTGCTTTATTTGTCTCTACAGCACTTATAACCTTATATTATATAGAGATGCTTTTGTCTGTTCGCTGTCTCCCACCCAGAACATAAATGCATAGAAGAGAAAAACGTTGTTCTTGCTCACTGTTAAAAATGCCAGCACCTACAAGAGCGGCTGGTATCTGGGTGCTGctgaagaaataaagattattaAAGGGTAATTTGTGCAGCTCTCTGATCTGTGAGGCTATTACTaacagtagtaataataataacataataattgGGCAGATAATATCACTATAATAGCAGCAACATTTATTCCCTGTACCCCAGAGCATGCCCTGGGCCAATCCCATCATAAATCCCATTTAGTCTCCACTCTTCTGCAGCAGGTATAATTATCCCATTTTGGAGACGAGCAGAGattgaaagaaatgaaaccatCTTGCACTGAACCCAGCTCTGTCCTAGCTCCAGAGTTGAAGGGTTGGGGGTGGAAACAGCTCCGGGGctgaacacttgcctggcatgagggAGAGCTTGATcctaaccccagccccacaaaaagaaaacaaaatcaaggtgACTAGTGGCAGGTTAGCCAGGCAGGATCACTCTACAGCTCTTGAACTCTTCCTTCACAAGTCCATACCCCTTAAATAAATAGGAGGACACTATAGAAGGCCCCTGCTTATGGGCCTCTAGGAGCTCCATCAGAAGCCCTCCTGGAGGCAGAGGACTGTGATTTTCCCCTACAGGTGCCAGCTGGGTGCTGTCCTACAGGTCAAGGAAGGTACCCGCCCCGCAGTTCCCTCTTGGGCCGGGAAGGGGCTTTGCTCACATTGGGGTTCTTGTCCTCATCATACTCATCCATGTGGTAGGTCCTGTAGCCCTCCTCCGCCGAGTCCCTGAACCATTTGATGACTCTGCCTCTGGAGGACAGGCAGGAGCTGGCAGAGGAGAACATGGCGATGGGATCACCAACTCCACAGAGCTCCGGCAGCTTCAGCTCTGCTCTTCTGGAGCATTCTCCTTCCATGTCACCCCGACAGTAATGGCCCATGTCCTGGGTGGAGGCCGAGGCCAGACAGGTGGCAGGCTCCCTGCATTCCTTCTGAGGAAGGGGGAACATCTGCAAAAGACAGAAGCAGTCAGTGCCCAGGGCTGCTCAAGGCCCTGGGAAGCACCACCCAGAAATACAGTCAGTCACCAGTgttccctttccctcccgccgcactttattttgcaacagggtttccctgtgttgcccaggctggcctcaatgatcctcctgcctccacccccTGGCCATCTGCCCCTTCTTTTAAGTTCATGCACTCATCACTTTCTGTGTCCCTAACTAGCTGTTATGTGCCACCACTCCAAGGAGCAGAATCTGTTAAGACATGTAGTGAGCCAGGGCCTGTGCTGGCTACATCTGAGTCATTTCAACAGATTGCCACTTtggctcatttcatttctttgtagtttttcCTTGTCCAGCCTAAGGGGTCGCCAAACTCCAggttaagctgggtgcagtggcacagtcctgtcatcccagtggcccaggaagctgaggcaagaggatcacaggttcaaaatcagcctcagcatcttagtaagGCCCTCAGAactgaatgagaccctgtcccaaagtaaaaaatgaaaagagctggggatgtgactcaccGGTGAAgagcccctgacttcaatcccccgtcccccaaaaataaaaatttaaatttaaaaatccaggtTAAAATTCTCCACACACATCACTGCCAGGGAGTCTAGATGTCCTGTGGTGGAAAGGGTAGGGTGGGATTACTTGGTGTCTGGAGCAGATGGTGATGGGAATTGAGGGAAGGAGGGGTAGGAGTCTCCAACAAGGGCAGAGGCCCAGGTCCAGGTCTTCATGCTGCAAGCAGGAAGGGGCACCAGGAAAGGGTCCTCCTGCCAGCAGAGGTGAGCGCCTCCACTTCTCTGAGCCAGTTTCATCTGCACAGTGGGTGTACCAGCAGCCACCTCACTGGACACCAGTGAGGATGTCACCTGATCAAGATCTTAGACCAAATCCTGGCTCGAGGCCACAGTTCTATAGAATATGGGTCCTTATATAATAGTCCTCACCTATGTTCCCGTCCTAAAGTATAAGCCTCCCAACACCAAATGACGGTGATCTGTGGGCAACCCAGAAACCAGGGTGCCCTCCGTGGTTTAATTTTGCTTTGTGAGGTCTTCTCTCCCAATTGGCGGGGCTCACTGAGGAGCTTCCCTAGACCAGAAAACTAGGTCTGAGGAAGGGCATGGCTGTGGGTGGAGGATGGAGGCTGGATCCTCTGCACAGCCTGGGGCCTGTCCCAGCAGTCCTGGAGCGCAGGGCCGATTCTCTGCGTCCAGCGAGTCCCAGGACAGACTGTGGTCACCCGCGAGGGATCAGCCCTGGGAATTCCGCTGGTGGGGCGCCCTGCAGGGCGGGGGGCAGCCGGGGCTTTTCCAGGCAGAGGAAGCCAGTGCCCAGAGCTTCAGCGCCAAGCGCTGAGGCTGAAAAGTGCATCAAAGCCCCACCTTGTCCTCCTCTGCAAAGCAGCGGGTGGCACCTACTTGCAGACCAGCGCTGGCGCAGGGCGGACTGGCGATCAGTGTCCCTTTGCTTTGCAGGGAAAACGCCGTCCCCAGCTTTCCACGCAGGGAAGAGGGCTGCGGGACTCTGGGACCAAGACAGGGTGCCTGGACAGGGCTTTGGGGTTTTATCATCTCGCAGCTCGCCCACTCGTGACGCAAGCGGGAGGAACCCTAGGTGTGACCTGCGCTGTGATGACCGCACAGGTGGGCGCATCACGGAGCCCAGGCCTCCCCCGCACGGGAAGGGGGCACTTCAGGACACAGCAGCCAAGACCTACTCCAGGAAGGGCCTGGCCGCCAACtccacctctctcaccacttctattcagtgATAGGGACAGGGACACTGGAGCAGACCCATCCACATGGCACTGGGGCGCCACCTGCTGCATCCGGCTTAGTCCCCGGGTTCTCAGAGTCCTTTAGCAGCACAGAAGTTTCTTGGCAAATGTTGTGACCCACGAAAGGTCCTTCCCAAACTATGGCCTGCGCATCATGAAAACCTTTGCTCTTGAGTCCCACCTGCTTGTGACTGACCTCTCTGCCAGTCCTCTGTGTGGGGTTTCCTCAGCCCCCATAGGTCCTTAGTGGGAACAGACTCCtgctgaaagaaaggaagagagggaggaaaagaaggaagaaacgggagaaaggagaaaagggtgTCCCACAAGAGAACAACCGAAGTTCCTGACATCATACTTCATACACACGTGAGAGctgaaagacctaagcaacctcattctacttgggacctcattttgctctgaaacttaacccCAGTCCTAAGGTCAGGAAAAGACCCCAGAAAAGCTCTGTGGAGAGAGTTCTTGGCAAAGCCCCAGATGGTGATCGcctaagataggccaagatatccaaatatctgaaattccagatggcccccACCTAGGTGTGGTGGCCAATATCTAAATTAGAAGCCCTGCAGCTTGGCATGTTCGACTCTTGCTACATGCTCAGggtttaaaccaatcaatttTAACTGTGtcaaccccttgaactaaccaataattctttccagattctttcccgCCACTTGAcatgctaatcatgttttagggttgttatttgatttttcccGTGGTGTgggatgatttgctaagagatgctatgatgtatgtggaggtccctgccttctccaaagaatgtataaaactgctgcaaaccctgggttcggggcctctcagcatcaccagttgttgtgtgtgcacagaggaccgagctagctcgcaataaacacctctttgctgcttacatcaatcttggtctctggtggtcttttgggggtcccaaattcgaacATAACAGAGACACCCAAGAAAAACACAGCATCCTCAAAATGAAACGGATTTTTAGAGATGtgacaagacaaaggaaaagcCTTTATGTCTCTATATGCTGCACTTTGGGAAGGGGGGAAAACAAGATAGATAAGGCCAGGGatacttaacccctgagccacaatccccagccTGGGAGGACTTGGCCTCTGTTTGGCTTGTAAATGTCAGAGTTTCCAGTTTTTATAATATCACAGATGTCCCTAAGATATATCTTAACTAAGATATCTAACACCATGTGACTTCGTCAGCCTAGAAAAGGCAGTGGGAACAGCTTGGGCAGAACCCAACATTCCTGACCTGCAGGACTGGTGATTAAGACACCTGGGCTGTGAGACCTCTCAACCCAGTCCTGCAGAAGGGTGGCTAGCAATAACTGTGGAATTAGGTGATGGGTGCACATTACTG is drawn from Urocitellus parryii isolate mUroPar1 chromosome 4, mUroPar1.hap1, whole genome shotgun sequence and contains these coding sequences:
- the LOC144254481 gene encoding 1-aminocyclopropane-1-carboxylate synthase-like protein 1 is translated as MFPLPQKECREPATCLASASTQDMGHYCRGDMEGECSRRAELKLPELCGVGDPIAMFSSASSCLSSRGRVIKWFRDSAEEGYRTYHMDEYDEDKNPNGVVNLGTSENKLCCDLLSRRLTQSDMLRVEPPLLQYPDWRGHLFLREEVAKFLSYYCKSPAPLKAENVVVLNGCASVFSALATVLCEVGEAFLIPTPYYEGITRHVYLYGNVRLAYVYLDSEVTGQDTRPFQLTVEKLETALQGARSEGVKVKGLILINPQNPLGDIYSLGELQEFLGFAKRHSLHVIMDEIYMLSVFQESLEFRSVLSLERLPDPQRTHVLWGMSKDFGMSGLRFGTLYTENQDVATAVASLCRYHGFSGLVQYQVAQLLRDRDWINRVYLPENLARLKAAHTYVSEELRALGVPFLSRGAGLFIWVDLRKYLRKATFEEELLLWRRFLDNKVLLYFGKAFGCKEPGWFRVVFSDRPQRLRLGMQRVRQVLESNPK